The following are from one region of the Hippocampus zosterae strain Florida chromosome 9, ASM2543408v3, whole genome shotgun sequence genome:
- the zgc:171566 gene encoding zgc:171566: protein MSVSTGAEIAALLVAAALLCAAANALPNQRPIIGVLTQEIQPDDPFATGSSYIAACYVKYLESAGARVVPIRINRTEEEYVRIFSTINGLLLPGGNADIETSLSTRAAKIFYRLALKANNAGDYFPIWGTCQGFQQLTFLTADRNLLTVTDTRNIALPLNFTADSSSSRLFRNFPNDVMQSLSEDNITPNFHSWSLSLQNFSRNNKLKRFYKVLSTNTDGTTDFISTMEAHHYPFYAVQWHPEKSPFEWVDKPGMVHTTQAVRVSLYTASFFVSEAMKNQHKFSSPAEEEQALIYNFSPVFLGISSIFVQKYYFD, encoded by the exons ATGAGCGTTTCGACCGGGGCGGAAATTGCGGCTTTGCTGGTCGCGGCCGCGTTGCTGTGCGCGGCGGCCAACGCGCTGCCCAACCAGCGGCCCATCATCG GTGTGCTGACGCAAGAAATCCAGCCGGATGACCCCTTTGCCACGGGATCCTCCTACATCGCCGCCTGCTACGTGAAATATTTGGAGAGCGCCGGCGCACGCGTGGTTCCCATCag GATCAATCGTACCGAAGAGGAATACGTCCGGATATTCTCCACAATTAACGG GTTGCTGTTACCGGGCGGAAATGCGGACATCGAGACGTCGCTGTCCACGCGAGCGGCCAAGATCTTCTACCGCCTCGCTCTCAAG GCCAACAACGCTGGTGACTACTTCCCTATATGGGGTACCTGTCAGGGTTTCCAGCAGCTGACATTTTTGACGGCCGACAGGAACTTGCTGACCGTCACGGACACCAGGAACATCGCTCTGCCGCTCAACTTCACAGCGG ACTCCTCGTCCAGCCGTTTGTTCCGTAACTTCCCCAACGACGTGATGCAGTCTCTGTCCGAGGACAACATCACCCCCAACTTCCACAGCTGGAGTCTCTCGCTTCAG AACTTCAGCCGTAATAACAAGCTGAAGAGGTTCTACAAGGTTCTGTCCACCAACACAGACGGCACGACGGACTTCATCTCTACCATGGAAG CCCATCATTACCCATTTTACGCTGTGCAGTGGCACCCCGAGAAATCCCCATTTGAGTGGGTGGACAAGCCCGGAATGGTCCACACCACCCAGGCTGTCCGAGTGTCCCTCTACACGGCCAGTTTCTTTGTCTCAGAAG CGATGAAGAACCAGCATAAGTTTTCGAGCCCCGCAGAGGAGGAGCAAGCCCTCATCTACAATTTCTCTCCTGTCTTCTTAGGCATCAGCTCCATCTTTGTGCAGAAGTACTACTTCGATTGA